From a region of the Ammospiza nelsoni isolate bAmmNel1 chromosome 26, bAmmNel1.pri, whole genome shotgun sequence genome:
- the LOC132084192 gene encoding alanyl-tRNA editing protein Aarsd1-like isoform X1 translates to MVFRCQRDSWARQFTTRVVSCRAAELRPEGGGEPVSGFQVVLEDTILFPEGGGQPDDRGLIGDVPVLRVTRRGTEAVHFVPAALEPGAEVLLSLDWERRFDHMQQHSGQHLISAVAEQMFGFKTTSWELGRQRSVIELDTPVVTAEQLQALEDSVNEKIRDRVPVTVRELAADDPEVETVRSRGLPDDHAGPVRVVDIEGIDSNLCCGTHVSNLSDLQVIKLLGMEKGKKNKTNLVFLVGNRVLKSIEQSHSTEKALTSLLKNGPGEHVEAVKRLQSSVKLLQKNNLNLLRDIAVLIARDFKSKPAPKQLFVLHRKEGDSEFMNIIANEIGTEETLLFLTVGDEKEAGLFLLAGPVEAVENLGPRVAELLGGKGAGKRGRFQGKAAKMSRRGEVQALLQEFISNQNPGA, encoded by the exons ATGGTGTTCCGGTGCCAGCGGGACAGCTGGGCCCGGCAG TTCACCACCAGGGTGGTGTCGTGCCGGGCGGCCGAGCTGCGGCCCGAGGGCGGCGGGGAGCCGGTGAGCGGCTTCCAGGTGGTGCTGGAGGACACCATCCTCTTCCCCGAGGGCGGCGGGCAG CCGGACGATCGCGGCCTCATCGGGGACGTGCCGGTGCTGCGGGTGACACGGCGGGGCACCGAGGCCGTGCATTTCGTGCCGGCCGCGCTGGAACCGGGCGCTGAAGTGCTGCTGTCGCTGGACTGGGAGCGCCGCTTCGACCACATGCAGCAGCATTCAG GACAGCATCTCATCAGTGCCGTTGCAGAACAGATGTTTGGATTCAAGACTACGTCATG ggagctgggccgCCAGCGCAGTGTCATTGAGCTGGACACCCCCGtggtgacagcagagcagctccaggccctgGAGGACAGCGTGAACGAGAAAATCCGGGACAGGGTCCCTGTAACAGTGAGGGAACTGGCCGCAGATGACCCTGAAGTTGAAACA gTGAGGAGCCGGGGGCTGCCCGATGACCACGCGGGGCCGGTGCGGGTGGTGGACATCGAAGGCATCGACTCCAACCTGTGCTGTGGGACTCACGTCTCCAACCTGAGTGACCTCCAG GTTATTAAACTCCTTGgcatggaaaaagggaaaaaaaacaaaaccaacttgGTTTTCTTGGTGGGAAACAGAGTGCTGAAGTCAATTGAACAAAGTCACAGTACTGAGAAGGCTCTAACCTCTCTGCTCAA aaatggACCAGGTGAGCATGTAGAGGCTGTGAAGagactgcagagctctgtgaagCTGCTCCAGAAG aataACCTGAACTTGCTTAGAGACATTGCTGTTTTGATAGCCCGGGACTTCAAGAGCAAACCTGCTCCAAAGCAGCTCTTTGTGTTGCACAG GAAAGAGGGTGATTCTGAATTTATGAACATCATTGCTAATGAGATTGGGACAGAG GAAACCCTGCTATTCCTGACTGTGGGAGATGAAAAAGAAGCAGGACTCTTCCTTCTAGCTGGACCTGTTGAAGCAGTTGAAAATTTAGGTCCCAG ggtggcagagctgctgggagggaaaggagctgggaagcGCGGCCGCTTCCAGGGCAAGGCAGCCAAGATGAGCCGGCGAGGAGAAGTGCAAGCTCTGCTCCAGGAATTCATCAGCAATCAAAACCCTGGAGCATGA
- the LOC132084192 gene encoding alanyl-tRNA editing protein Aarsd1-like isoform X3, producing the protein MARQPAKTLWYDRPRYVYLEFCVEDSTDVKVLIEDHRLEFSCKNADGVEFYNEINLYARVNSKDSREKRSDRSITCFMRKWKEKVAWPRITKENIKPAWLSVDFDNWRDWEGDEEVERAMVEQYAEMLEKVTEKGPPPAMDDLDFTTRVVSCRAAELRPEGGGEPVSGFQVVLEDTILFPEGGGQPDDRGLIGDVPVLRVTRRGTEAVHFVPAALEPGAEVLLSLDWERRFDHMQQHSGQHLISAVAEQMFGFKTTSWELGRQRSVIELDTPVVTAEQLQALEDSVNEKIRDRVPVTVRELAADDPEVETVRSRGLPDDHAGPVRVVDIEGIDSNLCCGTHVSNLSDLQVIKLLGMEKGKKNKTNLVFLVGNRVLKSIEQSHSTEKALTSLLKNGPGEHVEAVKRLQSSVKLLQKNNLNLLRDIAVLIARDFKSKPAPKQLFVLHRKEGDSEFMNIIANEIGTEETLLFLTVGDEKEAGLFLLAGPVEAVENLGPRVAELLGGKGAGKRGRFQGKAAKMSRRGEVQALLQEFISNQNPGA; encoded by the exons ATGGCGAG GCAACCCGCAAAGACGCTGTGGTACGACCGGCCCCGGTACGTGTACCTGGAGTTCTGTGTGGAGGACAGCACGGACGTGAAGGTGCTCATCGAGGACCACCGGCTGGAGTTCAG CTGCAAAAATGCAGACGGTGTGGAGTTCTACAACGAGATCAACCTGTACGCCAGAGTCAACTCCAAG GACTCACGGGAGAAGCGCTCTGACCGCTCCATCACGTGCTTTATGAGGAAGTGGAAGGAGAAAGTGGCCTGGCCACGCATCACCAAGGAGAACATCAAG ccagcctggctctccGTGGACTTCGACAACTGGCGAGATTGGGAAGGGGACGAGGAGGTGGAGAGAGCCATGGTGGAACAGTACGCAGAG ATGCTGGAGAAGGTGACAGAAAAAGGCCCCCCTCCAGCCATGGATGACCTGGAT TTCACCACCAGGGTGGTGTCGTGCCGGGCGGCCGAGCTGCGGCCCGAGGGCGGCGGGGAGCCGGTGAGCGGCTTCCAGGTGGTGCTGGAGGACACCATCCTCTTCCCCGAGGGCGGCGGGCAG CCGGACGATCGCGGCCTCATCGGGGACGTGCCGGTGCTGCGGGTGACACGGCGGGGCACCGAGGCCGTGCATTTCGTGCCGGCCGCGCTGGAACCGGGCGCTGAAGTGCTGCTGTCGCTGGACTGGGAGCGCCGCTTCGACCACATGCAGCAGCATTCAG GACAGCATCTCATCAGTGCCGTTGCAGAACAGATGTTTGGATTCAAGACTACGTCATG ggagctgggccgCCAGCGCAGTGTCATTGAGCTGGACACCCCCGtggtgacagcagagcagctccaggccctgGAGGACAGCGTGAACGAGAAAATCCGGGACAGGGTCCCTGTAACAGTGAGGGAACTGGCCGCAGATGACCCTGAAGTTGAAACA gTGAGGAGCCGGGGGCTGCCCGATGACCACGCGGGGCCGGTGCGGGTGGTGGACATCGAAGGCATCGACTCCAACCTGTGCTGTGGGACTCACGTCTCCAACCTGAGTGACCTCCAG GTTATTAAACTCCTTGgcatggaaaaagggaaaaaaaacaaaaccaacttgGTTTTCTTGGTGGGAAACAGAGTGCTGAAGTCAATTGAACAAAGTCACAGTACTGAGAAGGCTCTAACCTCTCTGCTCAA aaatggACCAGGTGAGCATGTAGAGGCTGTGAAGagactgcagagctctgtgaagCTGCTCCAGAAG aataACCTGAACTTGCTTAGAGACATTGCTGTTTTGATAGCCCGGGACTTCAAGAGCAAACCTGCTCCAAAGCAGCTCTTTGTGTTGCACAG GAAAGAGGGTGATTCTGAATTTATGAACATCATTGCTAATGAGATTGGGACAGAG GAAACCCTGCTATTCCTGACTGTGGGAGATGAAAAAGAAGCAGGACTCTTCCTTCTAGCTGGACCTGTTGAAGCAGTTGAAAATTTAGGTCCCAG ggtggcagagctgctgggagggaaaggagctgggaagcGCGGCCGCTTCCAGGGCAAGGCAGCCAAGATGAGCCGGCGAGGAGAAGTGCAAGCTCTGCTCCAGGAATTCATCAGCAATCAAAACCCTGGAGCATGA
- the LOC132084192 gene encoding putative protein PTGES3L isoform X2, whose product MARQPAKTLWYDRPRYVYLEFCVEDSTDVKVLIEDHRLEFSCKNADGVEFYNEINLYARVNSKDSREKRSDRSITCFMRKWKEKVAWPRITKENIKPAWLSVDFDNWRDWEGDEEVERAMVEQYAEMLEKVTEKGPPPAMDDLDDD is encoded by the exons ATGGCGAG GCAACCCGCAAAGACGCTGTGGTACGACCGGCCCCGGTACGTGTACCTGGAGTTCTGTGTGGAGGACAGCACGGACGTGAAGGTGCTCATCGAGGACCACCGGCTGGAGTTCAG CTGCAAAAATGCAGACGGTGTGGAGTTCTACAACGAGATCAACCTGTACGCCAGAGTCAACTCCAAG GACTCACGGGAGAAGCGCTCTGACCGCTCCATCACGTGCTTTATGAGGAAGTGGAAGGAGAAAGTGGCCTGGCCACGCATCACCAAGGAGAACATCAAG ccagcctggctctccGTGGACTTCGACAACTGGCGAGATTGGGAAGGGGACGAGGAGGTGGAGAGAGCCATGGTGGAACAGTACGCAGAG ATGCTGGAGAAGGTGACAGAAAAAGGCCCCCCTCCAGCCATGGATGACCTGGAT GATGACTGA
- the RUNDC1 gene encoding RUN domain-containing protein 1, with protein sequence MEGESGSLGPGERWAPVGAVSAEEDEDEEDEEAAATGGDSAESVPQLRAERRRLHGALLALASHFAQVQFRLRQVARAGPAEQQRLLRDLEDFAFRGCPAPLPHGLGAAPGEREKQEQIEVQKEKQRELILQLKTQLDDLETFAYQEGSYDSLPQSVVMERQRMIINELIKKLDMDLSEDFAKLSPEELRQRVDAAIAQIVNPARVKEQLVEQLKTQIRDLEMFINFIQDEVGSSGKAEDAHCDCGGSYKPSTRPPGNRVNPEDARRMQETGLQLMRRVLAVLQIFAVSQFGCATGQIPRTLWQKDRDKHDFSPLIEKLELSVERVRQLALKHQQAEHVICSSELQDVPLGGRDELTLAVRRELTLALRDLLAHGLYASSPGMSLVLAPIACLIPAFTPSPQTMHPWELFVKYYKAKNGRAFAESPARKLSLSFALPVTGAVVATPKQSLLAAIHTVLTEHGPFKRSADSELKALVCMALNEQRLVSWLNLICKSGALVESHYQPWSYMASTGFESALTLLSRLSNLKFNLPVDLAVRQLKNIKDAF encoded by the exons ATGGAGGGAGAGAGCGGCTCGCTGGGCCCCGGCGAGCGCTGGGCGCCGGTGGGCGCTGTGTCGGCGGAGGAGGACGAGGACGAGGAGGACGAAGAAGCGGCGGCTACCGGGGGAGATTCGGCGGAGTCGGTGCCGCAGCTGCGGGCCGAGCGGCGGCGGCTGCACGGGGCGCTGCTGGCGCTCGCCTCGCACTTCGCTCAGGTGCAGTTCCGCCTGCGGCAGGTGGCCCGGGCCGGCCCGGCCGAGCAGCAGCGCCTGCTCCGCGACCTCGAGGACTTCGCCTTCCGCGGCTGCCCCGCGCCGCTGCCCCACGGGCTCGGCGCCGCTCCG GGTGAGCGAGAGAAGCAGGAGCAAATTGAGGTCcagaaggagaagcagagagagctgatcctgcagctcaAGACACAGCTGGATGACCTTGAGACCTTTGCTTACCAAGAGGGCAGCTATGATTCCCTGCCACAGTCTGTGGTTATGGAAAGACAACGG ATGATTATAAATGAGTTGATAAAGAAGCTGGACATGGACTTGAGTGAAGATTTTGCAAAGCTCTCTCCAGAGGAGCTGCGGCAGAGGGTGGATGCTGCCATAGCACAGATTGTGAATCCAGCCAGGGTGAAGGAGcagctggtggagcagctgaAAACCCAGATAAGGGACCTGGAAATGTTCATCAACTTCATTCAGG ATGAAGTTGGAAGCTCTGGCAAGGCAGAAGATGCCCACTGTGACTGTGGAGGCTCCTACAAACCCAGCACCCGGCCTCCTGGGAACAGag TGAACCCAGAAGATGCCAGAAGGATGCAAGAGACGGGCCTGCAGCTCATGCGCCGCGTGCTGGCCGTGCTGCAGATCTTTGCTGTCAGCCAGTTTGGCTGTGCCACGGGGCAGATCCCTCGCACCCTCTGGCAGAAGGACCGGGACAAGCACGACTTCTCCCCCTTAATAGAGAAACTGGAGCTGTCGGTGGAGCGGGTGAGGCAGCTAGCCCTGAAACACCAGCAGGCAGAGCACGTTATCTGCTCCTCCGAGCTGCAGGACGTTCCCCTGGGCGGCAGAGACGAGCTGACCCTGGCTGTGCGCAGGGAGCTCACCCTGGCCCTGCGGGACCTGCTGGCCCACGGGCTCTACGCCTCCTCCCCAGGCATGAGCCTGGTGCTGGCCCCCATCGCCTGCTTGATTCCCGCCTTCACCCCCTCCCCGCAGACCATGCACCCCTGGGAACTCTTTGTCAAGTACTACAAGGCCAAGAACGGACGAGCCTTCGCGGAATCCCCGGCTCGcaagctgtccctgtccttcgCCCTGCCCGTGACGGGGGCGGTGGTGGCCACCCCCAAGCAGAGCCTGCTGGCAGCCATCCACACGGTGCTCACGGAGCACGGCCCCTTCAAGCGCAGCGCGGACTCGGAGCTGAAGGCGCTGGTGTGCATGGCGCTCAACGAGCAGCGCCTGGTCTCGTGGCTCAACCTCATCTGCAAGTCTGGGGCTCTGGTTGAGTCTCACTACCAGCCCTGGAGCTACATGGCCAGCACCGGCTTCGAAAGCGCCCTCACCCTCCTCAGCCGCCTGAGCAACCTGAAGTTCAACCTCCCGGTTGACCTGGCTGTTCGGCAGCTGAAAAATATCAAAGATGCGTTTTGA
- the RPL27 gene encoding large ribosomal subunit protein eL27 has product MGKFMKPGKVVLVLAGRYSGRKAVIVKNIDDGTSDRPYSHALVAGIDRYPRKVTAAMGKKKIAKRSKIKSFVKVYNYNHLMPTRYSVDIPLDKTVVNKDVFRDPALKRKARREAKVKFEERYKTGKNKWFFQKLRF; this is encoded by the exons ATGGGGAAGTTCATGAAGCCGGGGAaggtggtgctggtgctggccgGCCGCTACTCGGGGCGTAAGGCCGTCATCGTGAAG AACATCGACGATGGCACCTCGGACCGGCCGTACAGCCACGCCTTGGTGGCCGGCATCGATCGCTACCCGCGTAAGGTGactgctgccatgggcaagaAAAAGATCGCAAAAAGGTCCAAGATCAAGTCTTTCGTGAAGGTTTACAACTACAACCACCTGATGCCCACCCG GTATTCTGTGGACATTCCCCTGGACAAAACAGTGGTGAACAAGGACGTGTTCAGGGATCCCGCTCTGAAACGCAAAGCAAGACGTGAAGCCAAGGTGAAATTTGAGGAGAG GTACAAAACTGGCAAGAATAAGTGGTTCTTCCAGAAGCTGCGATTCTAA
- the IFI35 gene encoding LOW QUALITY PROTEIN: interferon-induced 35 kDa protein (The sequence of the model RefSeq protein was modified relative to this genomic sequence to represent the inferred CDS: inserted 1 base in 1 codon; deleted 1 base in 1 codon): MEEEEEVMRXPDGAALGGAGAGRVGENESERRERVPGSTEGVGERSRWAGPGSPRDRGPGMDSEEESFVRLQDESLQSPEQLRQEIERCKELYTALEKECAKLQSAKEAAEQRTQELKKEEELHKVLEQQLPLNGDEERARQIFTVREENKRLRLEKQVLYNKLEELKKRVFWNDPVQILSALPEKKMIFKGLPANKEDMNKLMLIPLIRCPLPGGSALITFEEAEVAQRIIEMKEHTVELSCGQLEELDQCRVKVQAVPMDILLPSALEIRLTQSSRSILVSDLPSLSISKEALLDKLELFFSKTKNGGSEVESRNFLEDSQQVVLTFTRDGVAEPLIERGHIQVPIGKGKYKIKISPYMSGDISNLQLQPSRCPRTVLLLGIPDVMSVESMRDALEIHFQKASRGGGEVDALAYVPAGRTGVAVFVEDTAG; this comes from the exons atggaggaagaggaggaggtgatgA TACCGGACGGGGCTGCCCTCggaggggccggggcggggcgagTTGGGGAAAACGAAAGCGAAAGGCGAGAACGAGTCCCCGGTAGCACGGAGGGAGTA GGAGAGCGGTCCCGGTGGGCAGGGCCGGGCTCCCCGCGGGACCGGGGACCGGGGATGGATTCGGAGGAG GAATCCTTCGTCCGGCTGCAGGACgagagcctgcagagccccgAGCAGCTCCGGCAGGAGATCGAGCGCTGCAAG GAGCTTTACACTGCTCTGGAGAAAGAATGTGCAAAGCTACAATCGGCCAaggaagctgcagagcaaaggacgcaggagctgaagaaagaagaagaactTCATAAAGTTTTAGAGCAACAGCTGCCTTTAAATGGAGATGAAGAAAGAGCACGCCAG ATTTTTACAGTAAGGGAGGAGAACAAGAGACTGAGGCTGGAGAAGCAGGTTCTATACAATAAACTGGAAGAATTGAAGAAGAGGGTCTTCTGGAATGATCCTGTGCAG ATACTGTCTGCCctgccagaaaagaaaatgatctTTAAGGGACTCCCAGCAAACAAGGAGGACATGAACAAGCTGATGCTCATCCCACTGATCCGCTGCCctctgccagggggctcagctcTCATCACCTTTGAGGAGGCAGAGG tGGCCCAGAGGATCATAGAGATGAAGGAGCACACggtggagctgagctgtgggcagctggaggagctcgACCAGTGCAGAGTGAAAGTGCAGGCAGTGCCCATGGACATCCTGCTGCCATCTGCCCTGGAG ATCAGGCTGACTCAGAGTAGCAGGAGCATCCTTGTGTCTGACCTGCCCAGCCTGAGCATCTCCAAGGAGGCACTGCTGGACAAGCTGGAGCTCTTCTTCAGCAAGACAAAGAATGGGGGCAGCGAGGTGGAGAGCAGAAATTTCCTGGAGGACTCTCAGCAGGTGGTGCTGACCTTCACACGGGATGGAG TGGCAGAGCCGCTAATTGAAAGAGGACATATCCAGGTGCCCATTGGGAAAGGGAAATACAAAATCAAAATATCACCATACATGAGTGGAGACATCTCTAACCTGCAG ctccagccctcccGCTGCCCCAGGACcgtcctgctgctgggcatcccCGATGTGATGAGCGTGGAGTCCATGAGAGACGCCCTGGAGATCCACTTCCAGAAGGCCagccgcggcggcggcgaggTGGATGCACTCGCCTACGTCCCAGCGGGGCGGACAGGGGTGGCCGTGTTCGTGGAGGACACTGCGGGCTAG
- the LOC132084141 gene encoding uncharacterized protein LOC132084141 isoform X2, with protein MAGRTVRVQGFPAELPPDRAADKLTIHFLRSRNGGGDIANVRVLPGSLPCALITFEAPEVAQRILQVKNHVLAIGKTQYPLEVTPHASELSPNEIFIHVSMTIDYGKLPTGKTLLKDLHKEYSNVHFSFDSKNMQCIVQGPFTELQTFSRDLLSSLNLKNQASSQILLPAPSCGAKEMGMPDQQQVPDSTEPAQEAAKLPDCDQVHEMAAKEPSPQSPVGEEAVELLGKLEDFSLAVDSDIYLYMQRFCAAEYQGVLQQHHVDVVDVSGDGIAVLYLQPSGAVSGDTEALRQAQLALQQLYQQLEASLRKEKIAKKGLGMDSQALRALTRELQELYPQLLCHEDVKQLYLVGSLVDVCKAKQFLEDSVTRRSAARTVDTLSSSQPSGTTEAAPLLGKPPVHPSPTRLSPSKQEQKGEFKLAASFSTLKADRSQAGQDLLVSQDSPAVAQVQLSGKHSSETDVPGQSDPRALSQQYQPPTPMADKVLGSAAEPQQNDPTERDHVEGVARLTGEKVLMPVAGKENSTFQHAEDSKGSGPFGYHSLAGIYSNCDVTWTPFALGCKPSASSPVLRRSNSFSLSRSKESSNSGDISRVSEEISLDTLQWFYLKDVCHAAIDELCRAGGVHISERHAGDCTVLMLQAEDRRRLLQAKWKVEDLVQKCPDLVCQSVSYSELAVSGPDDSDLSELCSLLRGKSFQVGLSKDKYKLYLACPKEMLPGVSEAFHMFSSRRLCAMKSSSLSPGPDSTGKLSVIQPSRSQDPVLDVALPGGLSSPQHLNIINKMDSPHVLRASWLPEAEEKASPSPWRYQQAWGQEEARGCVDSGAGRRGSSLLSLGTGEKQSPPGLREVQEQRKTKLTLGEPDSPRLKQVLPDRFQFARDKSRGGHDEAMGQQHCPVPAADETPHSMPTWLPRAVAAEPPPAVAQQAPAAEPTDQGRAQLPGGKSNEQEEPELPSQQRREPSLGQESSTIPLEQCDACQASGVTCQGSCGHALCRTCFAADSLQPACCDSSSDIPGCNILGTLKISSLSQSLPGFYPDSTFQLAYNIPDGVQGVGDPRPGHPYKGGNFCAFLPENTEGMKIAKLLKRAFECGLTFQIKSCNGEERVTWGPIPHKTSWDGGKARNGYPDAQYLHEVGTVLNKLGLV; from the exons ATGGCGGGCCGCACGGTGCGGGTGCAGGGCTTCCCCGCCGAGCTGCCCCCCGACAGGGCGGCCGACAAGCTGACCATTCACTTCCTGCGCTCCCGCAACGGCGGCGGCGACATCGCCAACGTCCGGGTgctgcccggctccctgccctgcgcccTCATCACCTTCGAGGCGCCGGAAG TGGCCCAGAGGATCCTGCAGGTGAAGAACCACGTGCTGGCCATTGGGAAGACACAGTACCCGCTGGAGGTGACACCCCACGCTTCAGAGCTGAGCCCCAATGAG ATCTTCATACACGTGAGCATGACAATTGACTATGGCAAGCTGCCCACGGGCAAAACCCTCCTGAAGGACTTGCACAAAGAGTACAGCAATGTACACTTCAGCTTCGACTCCAAGAACATGCAGTGCATAGTGCAGGGCCCATTCACTGAGCTGCAGACCTTCAGCAGAGACCTTCTCAGCAGCCTGAACCTCAAGAACCAGGCCAGTAGCCAGAtcctcctgccagctcccagctgtgggGCCAAGGAGATGGGAATGCCTGATCAGCAGCAAGTGCCTGACTCCACTGAGCCAGCCCAAGAGGCAGCAAAGCTGCCAGATTGTGACCAGGTGCACGAAATGGCAGCTAAAGAACCATCACCTCAGAGCCCAGTGGGTGAGGAAGCTGTGGAACTTTTGGGGAAGCTGGAGGACTTTTCCCTCGCCGTGGACTCGGACATTTACTTGTACATGCAgaggttctgtgctgctgagtaCCAgggtgtgctgcagcagcaccacgTGGATGTGGTGGATGTCAGTGGCGATGGCATTGCTGTGTTGTACCTCCAGCCATCTGGAGCAGTGTCTGGGGACACAGAGGCCTTGAGGCAGgcccagctggccctgcagcagctctacCAGCAGCTGGAGGCGAGCCTGCGCAAGGAGAAGATCGCTAAGAAAGGGTTGGGGATGGACAGCcaggcactcagggctctgacgcgtgagctgcaggagctgtatccccagctgctctgccatgaGGATGTGAAGCAGCTTTATCTCGTTGGAAGCCTGGTTGATGTGTGCAAGGCCAAGCAGTTCCTTGAGGATTCTGTCACCAGGAGAAGTGCTGCACGCACGGTTGACAcgctgagcagctcccagccctctggCACCACAGAGGCTGCACCACTCCTGGGCAAACCTCCTGTGCATCCTTCACCCACAAGGCTTAGCCCAAGCAAGCAGGAGCAGAAAGGTGAGTTCAAGCTAGCTGCCAGCTTCAGCACCCTGAAAGCTGACAGGTCTCAGGCTGGCCAGGACCTCTTGGTGAGTCAGGACTCTCCAGCAGTGGCACAGGTGCAGCTTTCTGGGAAACATTCATCAGAGACAGATGTTCCTGGTCAGAGTGACCCAAGGGCACTGAGCCAGCAGTATCAGCCTCCCACCCCTATGGCAGATAAAGTTCTCGGGTCAGCAGCAGAGCCTCAGCAGAATGACCCCACAGAAAGGGACCATGTGGAAGGAGTTGCCAGACTCACAGGAGAAAAGGTGCTGATGCCTGTTGCAGGCAAAGAAAACAGCACTTTTCAGCATGCTGAGGACTCTAAAGGCTCAGGTCCCTTTGGGTACCACTCCCTTGCTGGCATCTACAGCAACTGTGATGTGACATGGACCCCTTTTGCTCTAGGCTGCAAACCCTCAGCatccagccctgtgctgagACGCTCCAACAGCTTCTCCCTGTCGAGGTCAAAGGAAAGCAGCAACTCTGGAGACATCAGCAGGGTGAGTGAGGAGATAAGCCTGGACACTCTGCAGTGGTTTTACCTGAAAGATGTGTGCCATGCTGCTATTGatgagctgtgcagggctggaggggtgCACATCTCGGAGCGCCACGCCGGCGACTGCACGGTGCtgatgctgcaggcagaggacaggagaagGCTGCTCCAGGCTAAATGGAAGGTGGAAGATCTAGTGCAGAAGTGCCCTGACTTGGTGTGCCAGAGTGTGAGCTACTCAGAGCTTGCTGTCAGTGGGCCAGATGACAGTGACCTGAGTGAACTGTGCAGCCTCTTGCGAGGAAAATCCTTCCAGGTTGGACTCAGCAAAGACAAGTACAAGCTCTACCTTGCCTGCCCCAAGGAGATGCTGCCAGGAGTGAGTGAGGCCTTCCACATGTTTTCCTCTAGGAGGCTCTGTGCCATGAAGTCTTCATCCCTGTCTCCTGGACCAGACAGCACAGGGAAATTGAGTGTCATCCAGCCAAGCAGAAGCCAGGACCCAGTGCTGGATGTGGCCCTTCCTGGTGGCCTGAGTTCCCCACAGCACCTGAACATCATCAATAAAATGGACTCTCCACATgtgctcagggcttcctggctGCCAGAGGCTGAGGAAAAGGCATCCCCCAGTCCTTGGAGGTACCAGCAGGCTTGGGGGCAGGAGGAAGCCAGGGGCTGTGTTGATTCTGGGGCTGGCAGACGAGGAAGCAGCCTTCTGAGCCTTGGCACAGGGGAGAagcagagccctcctggccTGAGGGAGGTCCAGGAACAGCGCAAGACAAAACTGACCCTGGGGGAGCCCGACAGCCCCCGGCTGAAACAAGTCTTGCCAGACAGGTTCCAGTTTGCAAGAGACAAGAGCAGAGGAGGCCACGATGAAGCAATGGGACAGCAGCACTGTCCAGTCCCTGCAGCTGATGAAACTCCTCACTCTATGCCCACCTGGCTacccagggctgtggctgctgagccACCACCAGCTGTGGCCCaacaggcacctgcagcagagcccacagatCAGGGAAGGGCCCAGCTCCCAGGGGGCAAGAGCAACGAGCAGGAGGAGCCTGAGCTCCCATCACAGCAGAGAAGAgagcccagccttggccaggaAAGCAGCACCATCCCTCTGGAGCAGTGTGATGCTTGCCAGGCCTCAGGGgtgacctgccagggctcctgtGGTCATGCCTTGTGCAGGACATGTTTTGCAGCAGACAGTTTGCAGCCAGCTTGCTGTGACTCCTCCTCAGATATCCCAGGCTGCAATATCCTGGGGACACTGAAGATCTCCTCCCTGTCTCAGAGCCTGCCTGGATTCTATCCGGACTCAACATTTCAGCTTGCTTACAACATCCCTGATGGAGTGCAGGGG